The Acidobacteriota bacterium sequence TCGTCGTAGAGCGCGGCGATCGGCTTCGCGACGCGCAGGTTGTCCTTCACCGCGCGCGCGTAAGCCGCCTCGCCGAAGGCGAAGTGATCCTTCCGGAACTCGGGCTTGAGGAGATCGTGCGTGCGGAAGACCCCCGTCCCCGGGATCTCGGCCGCACCGCCGAGCGCCTTCGCCCCTTCCTTCGTATAGTAGATGTCGAGGAGGAATCGCCGGAACTCGCGGTAGCCTTCCGCGGCGGCGAGCCCAGCCTTCCGGAGCGACGGGAGCATCGACGCCGCGAAAGCCTGCCCCCTGGTCCGCTGGCCGAACAGATCGGCGAGCGTCTTCTCGAAGTAGGCGGCGTTGGCCTCCGCCCCCGCCACGCCGTCCTTCTCGATCATCCGCCAGTCGGGGACATTCCCCGCCGCGACGCCGGCCTTCAGGTTGGCGCGGGCTGTCGCGAGGTAGTCGGGAATCCGCTGCACGCGGCGCACGACGCGCTCCCACTCGTCGCGCGTGCCGTAGGCCCCGTCCCCTGCGGGGGTCATCCCCTGGAGCTGCCAGTCCACGCCGCGGAAGGGCTCGACCATGTACGTGTCGATGCAGCGGAGCTGGTGGCGCCGCTCCTGCGACAGCGCGTGCATGAAGCGGATCTGGGACTCCATCACGGCCGCGTCGATCGCCTCGTCGGGGGTCAGCGAGCCGCGGGCGAGCTGGGAGAGCGCCCCGTCGATCTGGGTGTACACCGCGTCCTCGTCGCGCAGCCCCACGGTCGAGAAGTCGCGGAGGCTCGCGCCGAGCTCGGCGAGGTCGGCGCGGTAGGCGTCGCCGCCGATGTACGTGGCGGTGACGGGATTCCGCTTCAGGAACTCGATGAAGTAGCGCTCCTCGAGGGCGCGGAACGGCGACGCGGCCGCTGCCTTCGGCTCGGCTGCCATGGTCACCTCCGTCTGCGCCAGAGGCGCCAGCACGAACAGGATCACGAGAACGCGCGCGCGCGACGACGTCATCATGAGAATCCCCCCGGCGATGTGCAGGAAGAGTTCACTCTACCGGCGCCCGCCTCCGCATTCAAGCGAGTGACGGGACGAGAGGCTGGACTTCGATCGTGAGGCGGAGGCGACGGCCCGATCTGCTGGTCGGGGACGGCTGCGCTCAGGCTCCGCCTGTGCTCGCCTCCCCTCGGCGGCACATTGCGCCGCCTCATCTCGCAGACTGGCGCTCGCCGGCTCGCGCCGCTCGTGGTTCGCTCGCCACCCGCTCGCGGCAAGGCGTTGATTGATATCAGGTGTCGCCGAACGCTCGCGGGTACCCGGTTCGCTCACAGGGCCCCCGCCCAGCAGATCGGGCCATCGCCTCCGCGTCCAGTTCGCTTTGCCGCGGGTCAGGTGGTCGGAACGCGGCGTTCGCGGAGGTAGGCGATGAGGCCGGGGAGGAGGGAGAGGGCGATGACGACGGCGACCACGATGTGGATGTGGCGATCGATGTTCGGGACGGCGCGCGCGAGGAGATAGCCGGTCATCGTCATGCTCACGACCCAGAGGATGGCGCCGACGACGTTGAAGGTGGCGAAGCGTCGGTAGGTCATGCCGCCGACCCCCGCGACGACCGGCGCGAAGGTGCGGACGATGGGCATGAAGCGCGCGATGATGATCGTCTTGCCGCCGTGCTTCTCGTAGAAAGCGCGCGTCCTCACCAGGTGCTCGCGGCGGAAGAAGAACGACTCCTTCCGGTTGTACAGCGCCTGGCCGGATCGCCATCCGATCGCGTAGCCGACGGCGTCGCCGACGATCGCCGCGACGCAGAGCGAGAGGACGAGGAGCGTGATGTCGAGCTCACCCGTCGCGGCGAAGAGCCCCGCGGTCACGAGGAGCGAATCACCCGGGAGGAAGAAGCCCACGAGGAGCCCCGTCTCCGCGAAGACGATCCCGAATAGGCCGACATACCCGCCCCAGCGGATGAGCTCGGGGACGTTGTAGACCGTCGCGAAGATCTGCTGAATCCACTCCAATCGGAACCCCTACCTTATTAATACGCCACGGGGCCGGCCGCCCCGGCCGGGACGAAGGTCACCGAAGCGGGAGATTGTACGTGCGGGCACGAGGGGGCGCCACCCGGGGCGCGATCTACAACGTGCGGAGAAACGCGACGAGGGCCTTTCGATCGTCCACCGAGAGGGCGAGCCCGAACTCGTGCCCCGGGACTCCGGCCCCCTTCTTCCGCCGAGCGGCGGGGATGCCGGGAGCCTGGTAGTCGGGGCGGAGCCGTGCGGGATCGAAGAGCTGCTCGAGCGACGTGAGGGAGCCGTCGTGGAGGAGGAGCTTCAGGAGATCGACGCGCAGGAGGCTCGGGACCTTGTACCCCTTCGGAAAACCGTTCCGGATGCGATCGGGATCGGTGCGGATCGCCTCCCAGTCGATCAGCCGACCGTCGGAGTAAGCCGGGCCTGCGTGGCAGCGATCGCAGCCGGACTTCCGGAAGACCCCCTCCCCTCGCGATTCCAGCTCCCCCCGGACCCTCGGGTTGGGGGGCGCCTTGAGCGAGAGGAGGTACGCCATGAGCGCCTCCATGATCTCCGAGTCGACCGCGTAGTCGCCGTTCAGGTTCCGGTAGCACTGGAGCCAGAGCCCCGACGTGTCGGCGTTCGACCTCAGCCCTCGCTCGTAGGCGTGCAGCGCGAAGAGGTGCGGCACCTTCACCGGAGCCCAGAACGAGTCCATCGAGGGATCGGTGCGCCCCGGCCCCTGGAGCCTCAGCACGTCGAGCCCCGCGTCCCCGAGGAAGATGAGATCGCCGTCCTTCACCTTCTGGCGGAGCGCGTCGTAGTACATCCCGATGTCGAAGTCGTGGTTCGGGAGGCCGTCGACGAGATCCCCCTTCTCGTCCTCCGAGGCGTGGCACAGGACGCACGCGTGGCCGTACGAAAGGTGATCCGTCTCGTCGCGCACGCCCACGAGGCCGACGAAGCGCCCCTCGCGATCGCGCTTCACCCCGAACCGCCGCGAGTACTCCGCCGGGTCGGTGACGCCGGTCGCGTAATCGATCGCGCGGCGGAAATCCCAGAAGCGGTTCGTGCCGAAATGGTACGTGTGGAAGACCTCGCGCCCGGCCGCGACGAGCGCCGGCGACGTCCGATAGGTGAAGCGCCCGACGACGACGTTCGTCGACGGCTGTGCGAGCGCCTTCCGCGCGAGATCGAGGTGGTAGCCGTCGCGGACGATGGTCACCGTCCCGTCGAAGTAGCGCGGCTCCCATCCCGCGCGCTTGAGCGCTTCGACGAGATCCCCCGACCACCAGGTGTGATCGTCCCCCGGGAGGCGATCGCTCGGCGCGAGCGGAGGGGCGCCCCCCTCGGCGCGGGCCGTGGCGACGGGCGCCAGGACGAGCGACGCGACGAGGGCGAGCGCCCCGACGAGCGCGGCTTCAGATAGAGAGGAGGAACGCGACAAGATCCTTCTTCTCCTCTTCCGTCAGGTCGATGCCGTACGCGTGCCCCTTCGCCTTCGAGAGGCGCGACCGCGCGAAAAGATCGCCGAGCGACGCGACGGTTCCGTCGTGAAGGTAGAGCCGCTGCAGGTCGAGCCGCCGCAGCGTCGGCACCCGGTACGCCTTCGGAAACTCCTGCTTCACGCGCGCCGGATCGGTCCCGATGACG is a genomic window containing:
- a CDS encoding VTT domain-containing protein gives rise to the protein MEWIQQIFATVYNVPELIRWGGYVGLFGIVFAETGLLVGFFLPGDSLLVTAGLFAATGELDITLLVLSLCVAAIVGDAVGYAIGWRSGQALYNRKESFFFRREHLVRTRAFYEKHGGKTIIIARFMPIVRTFAPVVAGVGGMTYRRFATFNVVGAILWVVSMTMTGYLLARAVPNIDRHIHIVVAVVIALSLLPGLIAYLRERRVPTT